In Desulfobacterales bacterium, the genomic stretch CCTGCCGCCGAAGATCATGGCCCACTGGGCCATGGTGGCCAGGTAACTGATCGCGCCGGCCATGACCGCGGCAACGGAGCTTATCAGGATGTCGCGGTTCTTGATATGGGCCAGTTCATGGGCCAGCACCCCTTCCAGTTCATCGCGGTTCAGCAGGCGCAGCAGCCCCTCGGTCACCGCCACGGCGGCATGTTCCGGGTTGCGGCCGGTGGCAAAGGCGTTGGGGGTGTCACCGGGCATGATATAGACCCGGGGTTTGGGCAGGCCGGCCCTTGTTGCCAGGTTGTCGACCATGGCGTGGAGTTCAGGCGCCTCGACATTGCTTACCTGCCTGGCCCGGCTCATCTTCAGGGCCATCCTGTCGCTGAACCAGTAGGCGAAAAAATTCATCCCCAGGGCCATGACCAGGGCCATCACCATACCGCCCTGCCCGCCCAGGGCCTGGCCG encodes the following:
- the htpX gene encoding zinc metalloprotease HtpX, producing the protein MINTAKIFLLMAALSGLFMVAGQALGGQGGMVMALVMALGMNFFAYWFSDRMALKMSRARQVSNVEAPELHAMVDNLATRAGLPKPRVYIMPGDTPNAFATGRNPEHAAVAVTEGLLRLLNRDELEGVLAHELAHIKNRDILISSVAAVMAGAISYLATMAQWAMIFGGRGDDEEGGGLIGTIAMMIIAPIAAALIQMAISRSREYQADAVGAEISGKPHGLAGALKRLEEYNRKRPMQVNPATAQMYIVNPLSGRSMSRLFSTHPPIRERIRRLTG